The genomic interval agtccacccctgtagtgtttcacagatagcccacccctgtatatagcccccccttgtacatatagtccacacctgtatatagtgctccactatagtccacccctgtatatagtgctccacagatagcccacccttgtatatagtatatacaggggtgggctatctgtggatcactatatacaggggtggactatatatacaaggggctatatacaggggtgagctttcTGTGGAgcctataggggggagctatttgtgggatactatatacaggggtgggctatatctacagggggactatatacaggggtaggctatatctacagggggactatatctacagggggaccatatctacagggggaccatatctacagggggaccatatctacagggctgggctatacacagggctgggatatacacaggggggctatatctacaggggtgggctatatctacagggggaccatatctacagggggactatatctacagggggaccatatctacagggggaatatatctacagggggaatatatctacagggggctatatctacagggctgggctatatacagggcgactatatctacaggggggctatatactggggtgggctatctatggggcaccatatacagaggtgggctatatctacagggggctatatactatatagcccacccctgtatatggtgctctatagacagcccactccagtatatagcccccctgtagatatagtccccctgtatatagcccccctgtagatatagtccccctgtatatagcccagcagatatagtccccctgtatatagcccagccctgtatatatagtccccctgtatatagcccccctgtagatatagtccccctgtatatagcccccctgtagatatagtccccctgtagatatagtccccctgtagatatagtccccctgtagatatagtccccatgtatatagcccccctgtagatatagtccccctgtagatatagtccccctgtatatagcccacccctgtagatatagtccccctgtatatagcccccctgtagatatagcccccctgtagatatagcccccctgtagatatagtccccctgtagatatagtccccctgtagatagcccagcagatatagtccccctgtatatagcccagccctgtagatatagtccccctgtagataaacaccccccatagataaagtcccccccgcagatacagccacacttctattacaatttaaaaaaaataaaaaatttcaaactcaccttattcccgctcccacgccgtccggcagccatggagacctgctctcttctgcgcaggtctcctgggggttgaacgcggcgtctatgaaaggcgctgattggctgggcaggatgactttccctgccagtcagtcagcgcctttcatcgatggaagcgtcactggtacaaaaggtaccagtcgcttcattcgtggagaggcgctgaatggccgggcacggaacgtgcccggttattcattgcttctaattgtacctgtgtccttgcgacacaggtacaattatagtgcaggaggagggggctctggcgcccccctctgaactgcgcccggggcacgtgccccgcttgccccccccccctagctacgcccctgtcaaacctgacatggtgcctaaaatataatctaaaaaaaagcagacaccaaaatcctgtaggtgctcctttgcttctgaggtctgtgtttcggtccattaggacactagggccacatgtgggatatttctaaaaactgcagaatctgggcaataaatattgattgcgtttctctggtaaaaccttctgtgttaggctgggttcacacgatctattttcagacgtaaacgaggcgtattatgcctcgttttacgtctgaaaatacggctacaatacgtcggcaaacatctgcccattaatttgaatgggtttgccgacgtactgtgccgacaacctgtcatttacgcgtcgtcgtttgacagctgtcaaacgacaacgcgtaaattgactgcctcggcaaagaagtgcaggacacttatttacaacgtaatttgagccgttcttcattgaagtcaataatacgaggaggaacttttacgtctgaaacgacgcagctgttttctcctgaaaacagtctgtcttttcagacgtaaaaggaagctagcatgtgcacataccctttcagaatttttttttattgcaaatgaacttaaggaaaaaaaatgaaatttgtaaatttcctctctaatttgctttatctcctgtgaaacgcctaaggcgTAAGAAActatctgaatgctgttttgaatactttgaggggtgcagtttttaaaatggggtgatttattgggggattctcttatataaggccctcaaaaccacttcagaactaaactggtacctgtaaaaatagccttttgaaattttcttgaaaattttagaaattgctgctaaagttctaagccttgtaacatcctagaaaaagaaaaagacgttcaaaaaattatgcaaacataaaatagacatatgggaaatgttaactagtgactatattttttttactatctgttttacaagcagatacatttaaatttagaaaaatgctaatttctgcaaattctctaaatttgggtgtttttcactaataaatattgaatttatcgaccaaatttttccactatcataaagtacaatatgtcacgagaaaacagtcttagaatcgcttggataggtaaaagcattcccaagttattaccacataaagtgacacgtcagatttgaaaaaatcggctgtgcagcaaggccaaaacaggctgcgtcctaaaggggttaaaaatgcaccaaatatatGCACCTGTCTCTGTATCAAAATGTAAAAGTCGCACCTAAAAACGCTTTTTAAAATGCAATATTAAGAGCAGACTTTACCTGCGCTTATCTGCATCAAAttacacaacgtgtgcatgtagcctaaatgtTTGATATTTGCGGGTTGACGCTTTGTGACCTGCATCTGCAGTACTGTGAAGAAGTTGAGAAAGAAATTTCTACTATTTCTGAATACTTTAATGTTAGATGACCCAAATACACACAAACTGCTATTTTTAAATGAGCATTTAATTTATTTAAGCAAAAGCCATACCTGGCCCTATGTGAAAAGGTTACTAAATCAACCAGctaaccaaattcaattgacatTTGGGTTTAATGTTACTAGCCAGACCCAGATAttattactgccagacctgttgaattTAAACGAACCTGTCATACAATGTGAAGCCGGCTAGAAGGTTTCAAGAATCAGCACATGATGCCATGTACTAAAGAGATTAAAATACAGTCGACAAAGCGACGTACTAATTTTCACCAAGAGTGCAACGACGACTCTTCCAAGAGGTCACAAAATAACCCAGATGAACATCTAAAGAATGGCAGGCCCTTACTTGCCTCAGTTAGGGTCAATGTACACAATTccacaataaggccccatgcacacgaccggaaaAATAGTCTAATTGCAAAACGTAattacggacaccttcccgtatatttgcgggaaggtgtccgggccgtagaagtgttccGAAAATCATGGAACAAGTTCGTTCGTGTTTTACGGGCtgagctcccatactttgtatgggagcatgggccgaaaatgcgggtggccgcCCGTGCGCATGAGCCCTAAGAGAGACTGGGCAAAAATGGCATCCCTGGGAGAGCTGCAAGGCACAAACCACTGCTaaccaaaaagaacacaaagcatcatctcgcatttgcaaaaaacaccttaaagaggctctgtcaccagattttgcaacccctatctcctattgcagcagatcggcgctgcaatggagataagagtaacgttttgtttttttttaaaaaatgagcatttttggccaagttatgaccatttttatatttatgtaaatgaggctttctgaagtacaactgggcttgtttacagtaaaagtacaactgggcgtgtattatgtgcgtacatcggggcgtttttacttcttttactagctgggcgttctgacgagaagtatcatccacttctcctcagaacgcccagcttctggcagtgcagacacagcgtgttctcgagagatcacgctgtgacgtcactcacttcctgccccaggtcctgcatcgtgtcggacgagcgaggacacatcggcaccagaggctacagttgattctgcagcagcatcggcgtttgcaggtaagtagctacatcgacttacctgcaaatgtcgatgctgctgcagaatcaactgtagcctctggttccgatgtgtcctcgctggtccgacacgatgcaggacctggggcaggaagtgagtgacgtcacatcgtgatctctcgagaacacgctgtgtctgcactgccagaagctgggcgttctgagaagtggatgatacttctcgtcagaacgcccagctagtaaaagtaaaaacgcccagatgtacgcaaatacacgcccagttgtactttaactgtaaacaagcccagttgtactttagaaagcctcatttacataaatataaaaatggtcataacttggccaaaaatgctcattttaaaaaaaaaaaacattactcttatctccagtgcagcgctgatctgctgcaatagcagataggggttgcaaaatctggtgacagagcctctttaagactttgggaataatattctgtggactgataTGTCAAAAGTTGAACTTGTACCAcattccaccataagaacatATCATTAGTCAAACATGGTGGGGGGGTGGTAGgatgatggtctggggctgctttgcttctaCAGGACCTGGACTATTTGTCATAAACgatggaaccatgaattctgctctctatcagaaaatcctgaaaaaTATTGTCCACACATCAATTTGTGACCTAATGCTGAAGCGCATTTGAGTTACGCAGTAGTACAACGATCCGAAGCACACAAGCAGGTACACCTCTGAatcctgcatttttatttttgcttggtGTTATATTGTTAAAGATCTCTGGATTGGGTTATGCAGGCGGAGCAGCAACCACGCTAATCAGAGCCGAGAATATTCCTATACATGCATTCCAGAGTTGCGCCCCATGCCCacacaactcctttaaccccttaaggacccagccacttttgaaccttatgacacagcctcattttttaaatctgatgtgttactttatgtggtaataactccagaattcttttacctatccgagcgattctgagattgttttctcatgacatattgtactttgttagtgaaaaaatttggctgataaattcaatatttgtgaaaaacaccaaaatttagagaaaattagcaaaaattagaatttttctaaattcaaatgtatctgcttgtaagacaggtaagttataccacacaaaatagttactagttaacatttcccatatgtttgcatcatttaggacgttacaaggcttataaatttagcagcaatttctcctattttcaagaaaatttcaaaaggctattttgtcaaggaccagttcagttctggagtggctttgagggccttatgtattagaacccaaaaatcaccccattttaaaaactgcacccctcaaagtattcaaaacagcatttcaaacgtttaaccctttatgcgtatcACAGGTATTAAAgctaagtggaagggaaatttgcaaatcattttttttgcagaaattccattttaatccattttttcctgtaatactgaaggtttttacaagagaaacacaactgaatatttattgccctgattctgacgtttttagaaatatcccgtggccctagtgcgctacgggcctgaaacaaaagccccagaagcaaagcacctagaggatttttcggccttccttttcttaaattatatttcacgcACCATGTCAGATAAGAggtcctgtggtgcaaaaccaaaggaaaccccccccccccccaaagtgaccccatttgggaaactacacccctagaggaattcatctaggggtgtagcgattattttgaccacacaggtatttcatagattagaattgggcagtgaaaatgagaaattacagtattttccaataagatgtagctttaggtcaaaatgtttcattttctcatcaaatcaaggcgaaaaatcactgtaacatttgcaaagcaacttctccagagtagcaaggtaataaaccactgtatgaatacacatcagggctcagaagggaaggcacgccatttagcttttggagtagattttgctgattaatttctcagcaccatgtctcatttgtaaagctcctaagttaccagtacagtggtaacccccaaaaaatgactccatttgggaaactacacccctagaggaattcaactaggggtgtagtgagcattttgacccccccaggtgtttcatagatttcattagaattgtgcagtaaaaattacattttttcccaataagacgtagcattaattcataatttttcattggtttttctgcaccatgtcgcttttgcaaagccccttaagtaccagtacagtagaaactccccaaaagttactccatttggcaaactacacccattgaggaattcatctaggggggtagtgagcattttgaccccacaggtgtcttagattttattacaaatgggcagtgaaaatgaaaaattatattttccaataacacgtagcattaattcaaaatttttcattttctcaaagaaaaagctccccaacatttgcaaagcaacttctcatGACTAAAGAAATACCCCACacgcggtcataaactgctatttggacacacagcaaggctctaaagggaaggagcgccatttagtatttggagtggagattttaagattcattttttgacaccatgttgcattgagctatagtaccagtaggaCTTAGAGCCTGCAGTGGAGGGGGGGTGGGGAGAATACTGCAGGCATCAAATTTTGttttctgagctagtgggtggagcctaaccggCACCATGTCtccaatacactgcacacagaatatataatacatataaagcagcagcatggagatcATGCGGCAGTAATAAGCAGCGTAGCTGCGAATCCAGCACTGGGCGACCTATAACACTGAGCTGTGCGCATGCATTTCTCAGCTCTCCTTAAGATATGGGCTGCAGTGTTTCTCTCTGCTCGCCCTCCCCTCTATCGGTAGGGAATAAAGAGAGTCCCCCCCTTTACTACAGTTTGTCTCTGCTCTGTAGCTAGGGATGGATTCCTCTAAAACCAGATAGTCAGCAGATTATAGGGAGGACAAGTAGCAGCAGTAACTTCAGAATTTGAATGGCTAAAATACCTTAATTTTAACAGCAAGTAGATAACCAAGTTGCTGTTTATCAGGTATACTGTTAGATTCTAAATTCAGTTAGCAGATTTCAGATAGCTATGAGCAGCAAATAATTTCATTCTCATAGTAAGCGCACAAGACCCTGGCAATAAAGTGTCACACtagtttattacatatttttttttatttaatctttgATTGTGTTCTGCAGACCACAGAACTTATGGAAAATGagccaaaaaataacaaaaaaaaacaaaaacagttacAGTGTGTAATGTTAAGTTCCAGCAGTCCACAAAGCCTCATTTTTATAACAGAATGAATCCGAAGCAGTCAAAGGGAATAAGGAATGCTTGTAATGTTAAGACCAGGGAGGCGTTCCTTAAAGCCGACCACAGTTGGCAATGGTGACTTTCTTGGATGTCTTTCCACTGTTGCAGCCAAATGACTCCATTTTCTTTACTATTTCATAGCCATCAACAACTTTGCCGAACACCACATGCTTTCCATCCAGCCTGAAcataggaaaacaaaaattagTGAACTGACCAGTGAAGACATCTTATTAGGGTGATTTTGCATGGACAGATGTTACCAGTGTTAAACTACCTATAATGACTGCCAATGCAGCTGGTTGATTGGTGCTCAACTACCCCATTCAAATGGAGCAATGATAGTTCAGTATGGGGACATATGACCATTACTACATTTCTCCCCATGTATTCACATCACAtttacacagggacatgtgctgccaACTCttcgtgcaaaagctgcaataagcATTTAAGTGTTTATATGCTGATCTTTACCCAGGCAATGCTTAGAAACAAGCTATTTTGTTGCGTTTTCAGATAGAgcctaaataaataaatgcaaaacACATCTTTAAAGAATCCATacatttttctaatttcagcTGTAAGCCTAGAACCATTAAATTCAGAAATATATGTTTTTTGGGTAGGCTGcgtttaaagactaaaataaaaTGCTcaatgaacccagccttagttacCACTGCCTTCATCTAGGTCAACAAATGGATCAGCTACAGTTAACATACAGTAGAAACCAAAGCCATTATATGTGGATCCAATTTGGGACAAGGACTGATGAGCATTAGAGGAGGGTCCtacaatatatacacagcagtgcATCTTTCTTGGCACATATCTAATGAGTGCCAAGAACACAGGAGCTTACGTTTTGGCAACAGATGATTTAGATATGCAGAAGCTTACCACTCAGTTTTAGCAGTGCAGATAAAGAACTGGGATCCATTTGTGTTAGGTCCAGCATTAGCCATAGACATAATACCGGCTCCAGTGTGCTTCAGGGTGAAGTTCTCATCAGCAAACTTGGCCCCATAAATGGACTTTCCACCAGTTCCATTGTGATGAGTGAAATCTCCTCCCTGCAGATGTGAATAGTGATATTAAAAACAAATCTTAAAGTGGTTGCCTCAGGATAGATCACTAGGCAGCCTGGCAAGGTCACCACTGCCAGTCACTAAGAAAGTCCATTAGAGTCAGACAATGATTTCTTACAGTACACACATTGGATGTATGGGATATCAACCCCCTTGGATCAGGACATTGAACATTACATTGTCCAGGTAATTTAAGAAGGGGGCTTAAAGGGATTCTCCGTACttctattgatggcctacccttagGCAAAGACATGGAAAGGGTGGGAGTTAGActcctggcacctccaccaacgcAGCCTTGCCACTTTAAATTCAGGCACAATGACACTTTTGTAGCAGCTGAGCAGTTCTCTGCAACCTTGTCCCATTCACTAAAGTGGGACTGGATTTGCAATCCCAGGTGCAGCTGCTATGGAAGTGTACAGCATTGTGCCTGGTAAACTTACAGGCTGTGGCCCTCTCAGAGTCAGACCCCAATGATCTATCAATAATCTAAACATAAGCCTTCAATATAAAAGACCTGGAGAAGTCCTTTATTTTGGTGTATACGATTAGAAAAACACGGCTGGTTTATAAAAAGACCTTTGGAAGAgcgcagtcatgtttttctaatcctgtacaatccctttaagggcTAATACAGACAAATGTAATACTCGTCTATGTGCTGTGGGTTGAGAACTCACagaacactgacccattcatttcaatggggctattcagatgcGAGTTTTCAGGCAGCGAGTGCCCGTTGTGTggaactcactgtatgtcctaaacctagtcgcccattgaagtctatgggtgcgtgacaaCCACACAGACATTCATGCATCAAAAATACATAggaaagcagagaaataaatgtaaaaataaaaatgaagtgcttgcacggacactATAAATGCATGCCCACATGCAAAGCACTGATGCCAACATGCAACGCAtaagaaattaaggaaaaaagctgctttttttttttatccgtgcAAATCGGATGCCCTCGTCTGAACGTAGCCCAACACTTAAATTTTACTAGCCAAGTGAATAATGCCCATCACAAAGGGATATCAGAAACAATACTGAGTCACTACAGTAAAAATACAAGTCATTCATACCTGGCACATAAAGGATGGGATGATTCTATGGAAAGTTGATCCCTTGTAGCCGTATCCTTTATCCCCAGTGCACAACTGCATGAAGTTTTCTAGAACCGGATAAGACAAAGAAACGTCAGATTACCACATATATTCTCAGAACATCCATAAATGTATTAACCACTACTTGAAGCCTGTGAATTTTTGTGGAGAAGGCCCTTTACATAGAAAGATATTCCATACATTAAACAAGTGCTGATGAATACAGCATGTTGTCTACTCCAAACAGAGCAGTGACCAGGTATGGGGGGACATGGGCTACCGACAAGCTAACATTTTTTGGATGCATAAAAGTGATCAGCAGGGCGCTTGTCTGTTTGCCTTTATTAAGTGAATCAAATCACCCCAAAGCCAGGGGTACCTGGCACTACAGCAGAATGTTGCCGTCTGCTAGATGCAAAGATTAGTCCTGgcaatattttattataaaaaccagacataaaaaattatatattctcTGCTACTAAACTCCATGCCCCCAGCTCCATCCTATTTAACAGTGTCCCTACATTAGCTGACAAGTATGACTGACATCACCCAATCAATCGTgacagaaacatcgctaatggtttccgttcatcaccattcgacAGGTATCCGTTTTaaagacggaatcaatagcgcagtcgactgcgctattgattgtcGGAAAAACAGAaatctgccagaatggtgacgaaaacggaagctgtggtttaaaGATTGACctaccgttgcggggttcacccaacggaaacctccaataaaaccccggaacggaaagccgacgctgatgtgaacaggcagtTAGCAAacaatataaagcagctgtatctcaaagtaaaaaatgaTATAAGAACCAATTTGAAAGCTGCACCaatctgctgttttttttttttaaactaaaaattCAAAACTTTTATAGTCTTTACTGTAAAACATGtcagtcttaggctatgttcacacggagtattttgccgagtttcttGACGTGGAaaacgcgtcgcaaaactcggcaaaaactgcccgagaacgcctcccattgatttcaatgggaggcgtcggcgtctttttcccgcgagcagaaaaactgcctcacgggaaaaagacacatgccctatcttcgggcgcttccgcctctgacctcaatgggaggcagagaaagcgtatttcacgctgTTTTATTCCCGCGGCGCACAAtgggcgcgggcgaaaaacggcacgaaaatcagcgtgcagggagaggaatatctgcctcaaacttccaaacggaattttgaggcagatattcctcctgcaaaataccccgtgtgaacatagccttaggctatgttcacacggggtcttttgccgagttttttgacgcggaaaccgcgtcgcaaaactcggcagaaacggcccgagaacgcctcccattgatttcaatgggaggcgtctgcgtctttttcccgcgagcagtaaaactgcctcgcgggaaaaagaagcgacatgccctatcttcgggcgcttccgcctccgacctcccattgacttcaatgggaggcaggagaaagcgtatatctcgctgttttatgcccgcggcgctcaatggccgcgggcgaaaaacggcacgataattgctgttcacacggagtattttgggggaggaatatctgcctcaaaattccgtttggaactttgaggcagatattcctctccctgcacgccgattttcgcgccgtttttcgtccgcggccattgagcgccgtgggcataaaacagcgagaaatacgctttctcctgcctcccattgaagtcaatgggaggtcggaggcggaagcgcccgaagatagggcatgtcgcttctttttcccacgaggcagttttactgctcgcgggaaaaagacgccgacgcctcccattggctatgttcacacagagtattttgcaggcggaatttctgcctcaaagttccgtttgtgcaggaagaggaaaatctgcctcaaacttccagttTTTCACACGTGGTCATTGAGCGCTGCGAAATAAGCTCTGCctcccgttgaagtcaatgggaggtcagaggcgttaaCACCcgtagatagggcatgccgctttttCCCCACTAGGTGGTTTTACCgctggcgggaaaaagacgcatcccattgaaatcaatgggaggcgttatcGGGCCGTTTGACTagtttttttggtgcggtttccgtgtcaaaaaactgacCTTAGCCTTAGAAAATACATATCCCCCATGAAACAATGAGGCATCTTTAAGATTTGTTGTGCCATTCATAGTGGAAACTTATGAATAGACGACTTATTAACATACCCCTTTGTACAGGCATGTTTCTACCTACTGGAACCAATTAGACATggacagactaaggcctcatgcacacgaccgtaaaaactcccgttattacgggtcgtaattacgggctcagacttctattggccacgggtaccttcccgttttcttacgggaaggtgcccgtgccgttgaaaaagatagaacatgtcctatttcaggccgtaataacggcacggacagtccatagaagtctatggagctcccgtaatgacgggtggctacatgtgtgcacccgtcattacggcagcgttgctaagcgacgtcagtaaatagtcactgtccagggagctgaaagagttaactgatcggcagtaactctttcagcaccctggacagtgactaccgatcagaataaagagcaacctgtaaataaaagacgttcatacttaccgagaacttcctgcttcctccagtccggtctcccggccgttgccttggtgacgcatccctctcgacatccggcccgacgtcctggatgacatttcagcccatgtgaccgctgcgtcatccagggaggtcgggctggatgtgaagagagggacgcgtcaccaagacaacagccgggtaagtatgaatttctttaacttttattacagaaagggg from Rhinoderma darwinii isolate aRhiDar2 chromosome 3, aRhiDar2.hap1, whole genome shotgun sequence carries:
- the LOC142749979 gene encoding peptidyl-prolyl cis-trans isomerase-like, which codes for MALPRVFFDIAVSDEPIGRVTIELRTDVVPKTAENFMQLCTGDKGYGYKGSTFHRIIPSFMCQGGDFTHHNGTGGKSIYGAKFADENFTLKHTGAGIMSMANAGPNTNGSQFFICTAKTEWLDGKHVVFGKVVDGYEIVKKMESFGCNSGKTSKKVTIANCGRL